From Cellulophaga lytica DSM 7489, a single genomic window includes:
- the ilvD gene encoding dihydroxy-acid dehydratase, translating to MELNKYSKNVTQDPTQPAAQAMLYGIGFKDEDFSKPIVGIASTGYEGNPCNMHLNDLAKEVKEGVNTNESVGLIFNTIGVSDGISMGTPGMRFSLPSRDIIADSMETVVQGMSYDGLVTVVGCDKNMPGALMAMIRLNRPSILVYGGTIASGCHNDRKLDIVSAFEAWGEKVAGTMQQEEFGCIIKKAIPGAGACGGMYTANTMASAIEALGMSLPFNSSNPAIGKEKKQECVAAGKQMYHLLKNDIKPLDIVTRKSLENAIRLVTIMGGSTNAVLHFLAIARAADIDFTLQDFQKISDTTPFIADLKPSGKYLMEDVHRIGGIPAVLKYLLENGLLHGDCLTVTGKTLAENLEDVPSLIDGQDVIRPLENPIKATGHLRMLYGNLAENGSVAKITGKEGLLFKGTAKVFNSEYDANDGIRDGKVKKGDVVVIRYEGPKGGPGMPEMLKPTAAIMGAGLGKDVALITDGRFSGGTHGFVVGHIAPEAQDGGTIALVKDGDIITIDAETNAINVDVTPEELTKRKAAWVAPELKFKKGVLYKYARSVSSAAQGCVTDEF from the coding sequence ATGGAGTTAAATAAGTACAGTAAAAATGTAACACAAGATCCTACGCAACCTGCCGCACAAGCAATGTTGTATGGTATAGGTTTTAAAGATGAAGATTTTAGTAAACCAATTGTGGGTATTGCAAGTACTGGTTACGAAGGTAACCCGTGTAATATGCACTTAAATGATTTGGCTAAAGAGGTTAAAGAGGGTGTTAATACAAACGAATCTGTAGGTTTAATATTTAATACAATTGGTGTTAGTGATGGTATATCAATGGGTACTCCTGGTATGCGTTTTTCTTTACCGTCTAGAGATATTATTGCAGACTCTATGGAGACTGTTGTACAAGGTATGTCTTATGATGGTTTAGTTACTGTTGTAGGTTGTGATAAAAATATGCCAGGTGCCTTAATGGCAATGATTCGTTTAAATAGACCATCTATATTAGTTTATGGTGGTACAATTGCATCTGGTTGCCACAATGATAGAAAACTAGATATTGTTTCTGCATTTGAGGCATGGGGAGAAAAAGTAGCAGGTACAATGCAACAAGAGGAGTTTGGCTGTATTATTAAAAAAGCTATTCCTGGTGCGGGTGCTTGCGGTGGTATGTATACTGCAAATACTATGGCTTCTGCAATTGAGGCTTTAGGTATGTCTTTACCTTTTAATTCATCAAACCCAGCTATTGGAAAAGAAAAAAAGCAAGAGTGTGTAGCAGCTGGTAAACAAATGTATCACTTACTAAAAAATGATATAAAACCTTTAGATATCGTTACTAGGAAATCTTTAGAAAACGCTATTCGTTTGGTAACTATAATGGGTGGTTCTACAAATGCAGTATTACATTTTTTAGCTATTGCAAGAGCGGCAGACATTGATTTTACGCTTCAGGATTTTCAGAAAATTAGTGATACCACGCCTTTTATAGCAGACTTAAAACCTAGTGGTAAATATTTAATGGAAGATGTACACCGTATTGGTGGTATTCCGGCAGTATTAAAATATTTATTGGAAAACGGATTATTACATGGCGATTGTTTAACTGTTACAGGTAAAACGCTAGCAGAAAACTTAGAAGATGTGCCAAGCTTAATAGACGGACAAGATGTTATTCGTCCTCTAGAAAATCCAATAAAAGCAACTGGTCACTTACGTATGCTGTATGGTAATTTGGCAGAAAATGGTTCTGTAGCAAAAATTACAGGTAAAGAAGGATTACTTTTTAAAGGAACAGCAAAGGTTTTTAATAGTGAGTATGACGCTAATGATGGTATTAGAGATGGTAAAGTTAAAAAAGGTGATGTAGTCGTCATAAGGTATGAGGGACCAAAAGGCGGACCAGGAATGCCTGAAATGCTTAAGCCAACAGCTGCAATTATGGGTGCTGGTTTGGGTAAAGACGTAGCCTTAATTACAGACGGTCGTTTCTCTGGAGGTACGCACGGTTTTGTTGTAGGTCATATTGCGCCAGAGGCTCAAGATGGTGGTACTATTGCTCTTGTAAAAGACGGTGATATTATTACAATAGATGCAGAAACTAATGCTATTAATGTAGATGTTACACCAGAAGAATTGACTAAACGTAAAGCTGCTTGGGTGGCTCCAGAATTAAAATTTAAAAAAGGTGTATTGTACAAGTACGCTCGTTCAGTATCATCTGCAGCCCAAGGTTGTGTTACAGATGAGTTTTAA
- the ilvC gene encoding ketol-acid reductoisomerase, with the protein MSNYFNTLSLRDKLTQLGKCRFMDTAEFSDGVTALKGKKIVIIGCGAQGLNQGLNMRDSGLDISYALRDAAIKEKRASYNNATENGFTVGNYEELIPTADLVINLTPDKQHTNVVNTVMPLMKNGATLSYSHGFNIVEEGTQVRKDLTVIMVAPKSPGSEVREEYKRGFGVPTLIAVHPENDPEGKGLAQAKAYAAATGGHKAGVLESSFVAEVKSDLMGEQTILCGLLQTGSILCFDKMVEEGIDAGYASKLIQYGWETVTEGLKYGGITNMMDRLSNPAKIKAFELAEELKDIMRPLFQKHMDDIMEGEFSKTMMEDWANGDKNLLDWRAATGETNFEKTPASDVEISEQEFYDNGVLMIAMVRAGVELAFEAMTDSGIIEESAYYESLHETPLIANTIARKKLFEMNRVISDTAEYGCYLFDHACKPLLKDFMAKVNTSVIGKPYAADAGNGVDNAKLIAVNKALREHPVEIVGARLRASMTAMKPIV; encoded by the coding sequence ATGTCAAATTATTTTAACACCTTATCATTAAGAGACAAGTTAACCCAGCTGGGTAAATGTAGATTTATGGATACTGCAGAATTCTCTGATGGGGTAACAGCATTAAAAGGCAAAAAAATAGTAATTATTGGCTGTGGAGCACAAGGTTTAAACCAAGGATTAAATATGAGAGATTCTGGTTTAGATATTTCTTATGCTTTGCGTGATGCTGCTATAAAAGAAAAAAGAGCATCGTACAACAATGCAACAGAAAATGGTTTTACTGTTGGTAATTATGAGGAGTTAATACCTACGGCAGACTTAGTAATTAATCTTACACCAGATAAACAACATACTAACGTAGTTAATACTGTAATGCCTTTAATGAAAAATGGTGCTACATTATCCTATTCTCACGGTTTTAATATTGTTGAAGAAGGTACACAAGTACGTAAAGATTTAACTGTTATAATGGTGGCACCAAAGTCTCCAGGATCAGAGGTTAGAGAGGAATATAAAAGAGGTTTTGGTGTGCCAACACTTATTGCTGTACATCCAGAAAATGATCCAGAGGGCAAAGGTTTGGCTCAGGCTAAAGCATATGCAGCTGCTACAGGCGGACATAAAGCTGGGGTTTTAGAATCTTCTTTTGTAGCAGAAGTAAAGTCAGATTTAATGGGAGAACAAACCATACTTTGTGGGTTGTTACAAACTGGTTCTATACTTTGTTTTGATAAAATGGTTGAAGAAGGTATAGATGCAGGTTATGCTTCTAAACTTATACAGTATGGTTGGGAAACTGTTACAGAAGGTCTTAAATATGGTGGTATTACTAATATGATGGATCGTTTGTCTAACCCTGCCAAAATAAAAGCTTTTGAGTTAGCAGAAGAATTAAAAGATATTATGCGTCCATTATTCCAAAAACATATGGATGATATTATGGAAGGTGAGTTTTCTAAAACTATGATGGAAGACTGGGCTAACGGAGATAAAAACTTACTAGATTGGCGAGCTGCTACAGGAGAAACTAATTTTGAAAAAACTCCGGCTAGTGATGTAGAAATCTCTGAACAAGAATTTTATGATAATGGAGTGTTAATGATTGCTATGGTTAGAGCTGGTGTAGAGCTTGCTTTTGAAGCTATGACAGATTCTGGTATTATTGAAGAATCTGCGTACTATGAGTCGTTACATGAAACACCGCTTATTGCCAATACCATTGCCCGTAAAAAGTTATTTGAAATGAACAGAGTAATTTCTGATACAGCAGAATACGGTTGTTATTTATTTGATCATGCTTGTAAGCCTTTATTAAAAGATTTTATGGCTAAAGTGAATACTTCTGTTATTGGCAAACCATATGCTGCAGATGCAGGTAATGGTGTAGATAATGCTAAATTAATTGCCGTTAACAAGGCATTAAGAGAGCATCCGGTAGAAATTGTTGGTGCAAGATTAAGAGCATCTATGACTGCAATGAAACCTATAGTGTAA
- the ilvA gene encoding threonine ammonia-lyase IlvA: MNYFPNIENIRKAAGTISAVADTTPLLDSIRYSKLYNANILLKREDLHRVRSYKIRGAFNKISSLSAQERQKGVVCASAGNHAQGVAFACNHLGIKGTIYMPSVTPKQKVEQTEMFGGDWVTIVLEGDTFDDSSKAALQFCEEHQKVFVHPFNDPKTIEGQATVGLEAIHQSKKTIDYIFVAIGGGGLAAGLCGVFKALSPTTKIIGVEPAGAPSMKTSIENGVNTELVQIDKFVDGAAVQRVGDLTFEICKDYLDAVITVPEGKVCQTILDLYNRDAIVVEPAGALTIAALDQYAKQIEGKNVVCVVSGSNNDITRTAEIKERALLFANLKHYFIVRFPQRPGALKEFVAEILGPTDDITHFEYSKKSSKENAPAVVGIELKKPEDLEPLIARMKENNFFGDYLNNKPDLFQYLV; this comes from the coding sequence ATGAACTATTTTCCTAACATAGAAAACATTCGCAAAGCGGCTGGTACTATAAGTGCAGTTGCAGATACCACACCATTATTAGACAGTATACGTTATTCAAAGTTATACAATGCTAATATTCTTTTAAAAAGAGAAGATTTGCACCGTGTAAGATCCTATAAAATAAGAGGAGCTTTTAATAAAATAAGCTCATTATCTGCACAAGAAAGACAAAAAGGTGTTGTTTGTGCAAGTGCAGGAAATCACGCGCAAGGTGTAGCTTTTGCGTGTAACCATTTGGGAATTAAAGGCACAATTTATATGCCTTCAGTTACGCCAAAACAGAAAGTAGAGCAAACAGAAATGTTTGGTGGAGATTGGGTTACTATTGTTTTAGAAGGCGATACTTTTGACGATTCTTCTAAAGCAGCTCTTCAATTTTGTGAGGAGCACCAAAAGGTATTTGTACACCCTTTTAACGATCCAAAAACTATTGAGGGGCAGGCTACAGTTGGTTTAGAAGCCATTCATCAATCTAAAAAAACAATAGACTATATTTTTGTGGCTATTGGCGGTGGTGGTTTAGCTGCTGGTTTATGTGGTGTTTTTAAAGCGTTATCTCCTACTACTAAAATTATAGGAGTAGAGCCAGCTGGTGCTCCATCTATGAAAACCAGTATAGAAAACGGAGTAAATACAGAGCTTGTACAAATTGATAAATTTGTTGATGGTGCTGCAGTACAACGCGTGGGCGATTTAACTTTTGAGATTTGTAAAGATTATTTAGATGCTGTTATTACGGTACCAGAAGGTAAAGTATGTCAAACTATTTTAGACTTGTATAATAGAGATGCTATTGTTGTAGAACCTGCAGGAGCTTTAACTATTGCAGCCTTAGACCAATATGCAAAACAAATAGAAGGTAAAAATGTGGTTTGTGTTGTAAGCGGTAGTAATAATGATATTACTAGAACTGCAGAAATTAAAGAACGTGCTTTGTTATTTGCCAATTTAAAGCATTACTTTATTGTACGTTTTCCGCAACGTCCTGGAGCTTTAAAAGAGTTTGTTGCAGAAATTTTAGGACCAACAGATGATATTACTCATTTTGAGTATTCTAAAAAATCTAGTAAAGAAAATGCTCCTGCTGTAGTTGGTATAGAGTTGAAAAAACCTGAGGATTTAGAGCCATTAATTGCTAGAATGAAAGAAAATAATTTCTTTGGCGACTACTTAAATAATAAACCAGACCTGTTTCAATATTTAGTATAA
- a CDS encoding NADP-dependent glyceraldehyde-3-phosphate dehydrogenase — MSTTTIPEEYKITELIEQKEYLVGGDLKKWDGATTEVFSTISSTEEYKPTLLGSIPDMGEEEALDALNAALKAYDQGQGAWPTMRVKERIDCMEKFVEKMITKRDEVVKLLMWEIGKSLPDSEKEFDRTVIYIKDTIEDYKQLDRDAAKFQKNDGVYAHIRRGPLGVVLCLGPYNYPLNETFALLIPAIIMGNTTIFKPAKHGVLLITPLLEAFQSSFPNGVVNIIFGRGRAVASPIMKTGKVDVLALIGNSKSANALQEQHPKSNRLRLVLGLEAKNPAIILPDADLDLTIDECIAGTLSFNGQRCTALKVVYVHESIADEFNKRFAKRVDELKFGNPWDNGAKLTPLPEPNKPAYIQELIDDAKAKGASILNKKGGKTTDNYIWPAVLYPVSKDMRVYQEEQFGPVVPVVSFSNIEEPLDDMAASNYGQQVSLFGKDVYTLAPLIDTLVNLVCRVNLNSSCQRGPDVYPFTGRKDSAQATLSVHDALRSFSVRTFVASKDNDINNEIIEQLLETRLSNFISTDYIL, encoded by the coding sequence ATGAGCACAACAACGATACCTGAAGAATATAAAATTACAGAGTTAATAGAGCAAAAAGAATACTTAGTTGGTGGCGATCTTAAAAAATGGGATGGCGCAACAACAGAAGTATTTTCTACAATATCATCTACAGAAGAATACAAACCTACATTATTAGGTAGTATTCCAGATATGGGAGAAGAAGAAGCTTTAGATGCATTAAATGCTGCTTTAAAGGCGTATGACCAAGGTCAAGGTGCTTGGCCAACTATGCGTGTTAAAGAGCGTATAGATTGTATGGAGAAGTTTGTAGAAAAAATGATTACTAAGCGTGATGAAGTTGTAAAACTTTTAATGTGGGAAATTGGTAAGTCTTTACCAGATTCAGAAAAGGAATTTGACCGTACAGTAATATATATTAAAGATACTATTGAAGACTATAAGCAATTAGACAGGGATGCTGCTAAGTTTCAAAAAAACGATGGTGTTTATGCTCATATACGTAGGGGACCACTAGGCGTAGTACTTTGTTTAGGGCCTTACAATTACCCGTTAAATGAAACATTTGCATTGCTAATACCAGCAATAATAATGGGAAATACTACAATATTTAAACCTGCTAAACATGGTGTTTTATTAATTACTCCTTTGTTAGAGGCTTTTCAATCATCTTTTCCTAATGGTGTTGTAAATATTATTTTTGGTAGAGGTAGAGCAGTTGCTAGTCCTATTATGAAAACAGGAAAGGTAGATGTGCTTGCTTTAATTGGTAACAGTAAATCTGCAAATGCATTACAAGAGCAGCACCCAAAAAGTAACAGGCTACGTTTGGTTTTAGGTTTAGAAGCTAAAAACCCTGCAATTATTTTACCAGATGCAGATTTAGATTTAACTATAGATGAATGTATAGCTGGTACGTTGTCTTTTAACGGTCAGCGTTGTACAGCTTTAAAAGTTGTTTATGTACACGAGAGTATTGCAGATGAGTTTAACAAACGTTTTGCTAAACGTGTAGACGAGCTTAAATTTGGTAACCCTTGGGATAATGGCGCTAAACTAACACCATTACCAGAGCCAAATAAACCTGCTTACATACAAGAACTTATAGATGATGCTAAAGCAAAAGGAGCATCAATTTTAAATAAAAAAGGAGGTAAAACTACAGATAATTATATTTGGCCAGCAGTATTATATCCAGTTTCTAAAGATATGCGTGTGTACCAAGAAGAGCAGTTTGGACCAGTTGTACCAGTAGTTTCTTTTAGTAATATTGAAGAACCTTTAGATGATATGGCTGCCTCTAATTACGGACAGCAAGTTAGTTTGTTTGGTAAAGATGTATATACATTAGCTCCGTTAATAGATACTTTGGTAAACTTGGTATGTAGAGTTAACTTAAATAGCTCTTGCCAAAGAGGACCAGATGTTTACCCTTTTACAGGCCGTAAAGACTCTGCACAAGCAACATTAAGTGTACATGATGCTTTGCGTTCTTTCTCTGTACGTACGTTTGTAGCGTCTAAAGACAATGATATTAATAATGAAATTATAGAGCAATTGTTAGAGACTAGATTATCTAACTTTATTAGCACAGATTATATTTTATAA
- the ilvN gene encoding acetolactate synthase small subunit, with product MENNWYTISVYSENNVGLLNRISGIFLKRHINIEALNVSKSEINSVSKFTIVVNTTEQWVKNIVGQIEKQVEVIKAFYHNDEEIIYQESALFKIKSDLLFDERNIQNIIKENNSQIVTVARDFFVLSKSGKREEINKMHEQLEPYGIMQFVRSGRIAVSKAEMRISSLLEEFQHN from the coding sequence ATGGAAAATAATTGGTATACCATATCGGTTTATTCTGAAAACAACGTTGGGTTGTTAAACAGAATATCGGGCATATTTTTAAAAAGACATATAAATATAGAGGCTTTAAATGTCTCAAAATCTGAAATTAATAGCGTTTCTAAATTTACAATTGTTGTAAATACAACAGAACAATGGGTTAAAAATATTGTTGGTCAAATAGAAAAACAAGTAGAGGTTATTAAGGCTTTTTATCATAATGATGAAGAAATTATTTATCAAGAGTCTGCCTTGTTTAAAATTAAATCAGATTTATTGTTTGATGAGCGTAATATTCAAAACATCATCAAAGAAAATAACTCGCAAATAGTTACTGTTGCACGCGATTTTTTTGTGCTTTCTAAATCAGGAAAAAGAGAAGAAATAAATAAAATGCATGAGCAGTTAGAGCCATATGGTATAATGCAATTTGTACGCTCTGGTAGAATTGCAGTGAGTAAAGCAGAAATGCGTATTAGTAGTTTATTAGAAGAATTTCAACATAATTAA
- the ilvB gene encoding biosynthetic-type acetolactate synthase large subunit, whose amino-acid sequence METVKEQKITSKNNKTIKISGAEAIIHCLLAEGVDLIYGYPGGAIMPVYDELYKFQDKLTHILTRHEQGATHAAQGYARVSGKVGVAMATSGPGATNLVTGLADAQIDSTPMVCITGQVPRQLLGTDAFQETDIIGISTPVTKWNYQVTRAEEIPEILAKAFYIAKSGRPGPVLVDITKNAQFDELDFSYEACTGVRSYNPYPKVDVNQVKAAAALINSAKKPFIVFGQGVILGEAEAQLKTVIEKAGIPAAWTILGVAALDSEHPLNVGMVGMHGNYAPNLLTNECDVLIAIGMRFDDRVTGNLDSYAKQAKIIHFDIDPAEINKNVPTDVAVLGNAKDSLEALIPLLNDNKHTDWHNVFKEKYKVEFTTVIEKDIHPTKEKLTMGEVIEQINIASNNSAVIVSDVGQHQMIACRYAKFNQTKSNITSGGLGTMGFALPAAIGAKMGAMDREVVAIIGDGGYQMTIQELGVIFQHNVPVKIIVLNNDHLGMVRQWQELFFDKRYASTVMVNPDFVKIAEGYHIKSKRVSERSELKSTIEEMLASKDPYFLEVKVEKEDNVFPMIPSGASVSDVRLK is encoded by the coding sequence ATGGAAACAGTAAAAGAACAAAAGATAACATCAAAAAATAATAAAACCATAAAAATTAGTGGAGCAGAAGCTATTATACATTGTTTATTAGCAGAGGGTGTAGATTTAATTTATGGTTATCCGGGCGGAGCAATTATGCCTGTTTATGACGAATTATACAAGTTTCAAGATAAACTAACACATATTCTTACTCGTCATGAGCAAGGAGCAACACACGCTGCACAAGGTTACGCAAGAGTTTCTGGTAAAGTAGGTGTTGCTATGGCAACTTCTGGTCCGGGAGCAACAAACTTAGTTACAGGGCTGGCAGACGCACAGATAGATTCTACTCCTATGGTTTGTATTACAGGACAAGTTCCTAGGCAACTGTTAGGTACAGACGCTTTTCAAGAAACAGATATTATTGGTATATCTACTCCTGTTACTAAATGGAATTATCAAGTTACTAGGGCAGAAGAAATTCCAGAAATACTGGCAAAAGCATTTTACATTGCTAAATCTGGTAGGCCTGGTCCAGTACTTGTAGATATTACAAAAAATGCCCAATTTGATGAGTTAGATTTTAGCTATGAAGCCTGTACAGGTGTGCGTAGTTATAATCCGTACCCTAAGGTAGATGTTAACCAAGTTAAGGCAGCAGCTGCATTAATTAACTCAGCAAAAAAACCATTTATAGTATTTGGGCAGGGAGTAATTTTGGGAGAGGCAGAAGCTCAATTAAAAACCGTTATAGAAAAAGCAGGGATCCCAGCAGCGTGGACAATTTTAGGTGTAGCAGCTTTAGATAGTGAGCACCCTTTAAACGTTGGTATGGTTGGTATGCACGGTAATTATGCGCCAAATTTATTAACTAATGAGTGCGATGTTTTAATTGCTATTGGTATGCGTTTTGATGATCGTGTTACTGGTAATTTAGATAGCTATGCTAAACAGGCTAAAATTATACACTTTGATATTGATCCTGCAGAAATAAATAAAAATGTTCCTACAGATGTTGCTGTATTGGGTAATGCTAAAGATAGTTTAGAAGCATTAATTCCGCTTTTAAATGACAATAAACATACAGACTGGCACAACGTTTTTAAAGAAAAATACAAAGTAGAATTTACTACAGTTATAGAAAAAGATATTCATCCTACTAAAGAAAAATTAACAATGGGTGAGGTTATAGAGCAAATTAATATTGCTTCTAACAACAGTGCAGTTATTGTTAGTGATGTTGGTCAGCACCAAATGATAGCTTGTAGATATGCAAAGTTTAACCAAACAAAAAGTAACATTACATCTGGTGGTTTAGGTACTATGGGCTTTGCCTTACCAGCTGCTATAGGGGCAAAAATGGGAGCTATGGATAGGGAAGTGGTTGCTATTATTGGTGATGGTGGCTATCAAATGACAATACAGGAGTTGGGCGTAATTTTTCAGCACAATGTACCTGTAAAAATTATTGTTTTAAATAACGATCATTTAGGAATGGTACGCCAATGGCAAGAGTTATTTTTTGATAAAAGGTATGCATCTACCGTAATGGTGAATCCAGATTTTGTAAAAATAGCAGAGGGCTATCACATTAAATCTAAACGAGTTAGTGAGCGTAGCGAATTAAAATCTACTATAGAAGAAATGTTGGCATCAAAAGATCCGTATTTTTTAGAAGTTAAGGTAGAAAAAGAGGATAATGTGTTTCCTATGATTCCTTCAGGAGCTTCAGTATCAGACGTTAGGTTAAAATAA
- a CDS encoding TonB-dependent receptor, whose product MKQLFFLLFVLATYSLFAQTTITGKVTDKKGAPISGANVYLDGTYDGTATIDNGTFTFTTEETGEQTLIVSFISFETYHLTDLVKNLKNITIKLKEDVNTLDAVIVNAGSFKAGENAKVTALKPLDVVTTAGAMGDFVGALQTLPGTSNVAEDGRLFVRGGDAEETQIFVDGMRVFSPYSPTANNIPTRGRLSPFLFKGITFSTGGYSAEYGQALSSVLLLNSIDEPEEERTDISLMTVGLGIGNTQKWEKNSLSVNASYINLQPYQELYPDNNEWHKPVQSFGGEAVYRHKINTNGLLKLYGAFSTVNFDLTQEDINIQEGIRFGMKNRNLYFNASYKDFLKNDWSIQTGLSYANDYSDLDIIEDTVQDTENAAHIKLKLSKFYNSRFRLNFGAEYFITSFNEDYTALNEDTYNYTFNNNITASFAEANIFFSKKLAANIGLRGEYSSLLNEFTASPRASVAYKSGANSQVSLAYGQFYQNPKNEYLKFNTNFSAENTSHLIANYQYVKNKQIFRAEAYYKDYNNLVKYNTEQPLPTANYSNNGGGFAKGVDLFWRDNKTIKNTEYWFSYSYLDTKRDYKNYPTKATPSFASQHNASVVLKHFISNLKSQVGLSYNFASGRNYTDPNKSGFLNSKAKNYNAVNANWAYLISPQKILYFSVSNVFGTQNVNGYQFKNQANTNGVFESRTIKPAADRFFFVGFFWTISDNKKDNQLDNL is encoded by the coding sequence ATGAAACAGCTATTTTTTTTACTCTTTGTGCTAGCAACATATTCTCTATTTGCACAAACAACAATTACTGGTAAGGTAACAGATAAAAAAGGAGCTCCTATTAGTGGCGCCAATGTGTATTTAGATGGCACTTATGATGGTACAGCAACTATAGACAATGGAACATTTACATTTACCACAGAAGAAACAGGAGAACAAACCTTAATAGTTTCGTTTATTTCTTTTGAAACGTACCACTTAACTGACTTGGTTAAAAACTTAAAAAATATAACCATAAAACTTAAAGAAGACGTAAATACTTTAGATGCCGTAATTGTAAATGCAGGCTCATTTAAGGCAGGAGAAAATGCAAAAGTTACCGCACTAAAACCGTTAGATGTTGTTACTACAGCCGGCGCTATGGGAGATTTTGTTGGAGCTTTACAAACATTGCCAGGCACATCTAATGTAGCAGAAGATGGGCGCTTATTTGTACGTGGCGGAGATGCAGAAGAAACCCAAATTTTTGTAGACGGTATGCGTGTATTTAGTCCTTACTCACCTACAGCAAATAATATACCTACAAGAGGTAGGCTGTCTCCTTTTTTATTTAAAGGAATAACTTTTTCTACTGGCGGATACTCTGCAGAATACGGACAAGCATTATCTAGTGTTTTACTTTTAAATAGTATTGATGAGCCAGAGGAAGAACGAACAGACATATCTTTAATGACTGTTGGTTTAGGCATAGGAAATACACAAAAATGGGAGAAAAACTCTTTAAGTGTTAATGCTTCTTATATAAATCTACAGCCTTACCAAGAACTTTATCCAGATAATAATGAATGGCATAAACCGGTACAGTCTTTTGGTGGTGAAGCTGTATACAGACATAAAATTAATACTAATGGTTTACTTAAGTTATATGGAGCTTTTAGCACTGTAAATTTTGATTTAACACAAGAAGATATAAACATACAAGAAGGTATACGCTTTGGTATGAAAAATAGAAATTTATACTTTAATGCATCCTATAAAGACTTTTTAAAAAATGATTGGAGCATACAAACTGGCTTGTCTTATGCCAATGATTATTCTGATTTAGATATTATAGAAGATACTGTACAAGACACAGAAAACGCTGCTCATATAAAATTAAAGTTAAGTAAATTTTACAACAGCAGATTTCGTTTAAATTTTGGAGCAGAATATTTTATTACCAGTTTTAATGAAGACTATACTGCATTAAATGAGGATACTTATAATTATACGTTTAATAACAATATTACTGCATCTTTTGCAGAAGCAAATATTTTCTTTTCTAAAAAATTAGCCGCAAATATTGGTTTACGTGGCGAGTATTCTAGTTTATTAAATGAGTTTACCGCCTCACCTAGAGCTTCTGTAGCATATAAATCTGGTGCTAACTCTCAGGTATCATTAGCATATGGACAATTTTACCAAAACCCTAAAAATGAATATTTAAAATTTAACACCAATTTTTCTGCAGAAAATACATCACATTTAATTGCCAATTATCAATATGTAAAAAACAAGCAAATATTTAGGGCTGAAGCTTATTACAAAGATTATAATAACCTTGTTAAATACAACACAGAACAACCACTACCCACAGCAAACTATAGCAATAATGGTGGTGGTTTTGCAAAGGGTGTAGATTTATTTTGGCGAGATAATAAAACTATTAAAAATACAGAATACTGGTTTTCTTACTCGTATTTAGATACCAAACGAGATTATAAAAATTATCCAACCAAAGCTACACCAAGTTTTGCATCACAACACAATGCTTCTGTAGTTCTAAAACACTTTATAAGTAATTTAAAAAGTCAGGTTGGATTAAGCTATAATTTTGCTTCTGGGCGTAACTATACAGACCCAAATAAAAGTGGTTTTTTAAATAGTAAAGCAAAAAATTACAATGCTGTAAATGCCAATTGGGCATACTTAATTAGTCCACAAAAAATACTTTATTTTTCTGTTAGTAATGTTTTTGGTACTCAAAATGTAAACGGATATCAATTTAAAAACCAAGCAAATACCAACGGCGTTTTTGAAAGTAGAACTATTAAACCTGCTGCAGACCGTTTCTTTTTTGTTGGTTTCTTTTGGACCATTAGTGATAATAAAAAAGATAACCAGTTAGACAATTTATAA